The sequence GCAAAGCTAACCCCAAGCTAGCCCCTAACAGCCCTACCTGTGCCCAAAAAGGAAAAAACCACCTACCACCTTTCAACAAAACAAAATGTATCAAATCCGAAGGACACATCTTAAAAATCCTTTTATGAAATAAAAGAGTGGAATCTGCAGCTTAAAACAaacctaaggccctgtttggttgccacttacaaatgagctcatctcattttagttaacggtAATTATGTACTTGAGATTTTATTCGACCCAGTAATCAGTCTTTAGATGTCTGAGTTAGACCCAACCGAGTGAATGAATAGCACATCAGTTATTCTCATGGAATAGGATTTGGTAGAGGCAATGGTCATAGACCAACCAAACTGAGTCAACACAGCCAAGTTCCCAGTGGACCAGTTGCTGTTGAACATTGCTAAAAAGGGCTGCGTTGCAGGAAGTGAGGATGGAGTTGTCACCTTTTGAATTAGCTGGAGAGCAGTCACAGCCAAGTTTGTGCCTATACGGTGGGTAGGAGGGTATTTATGCAATGCATTGTCCATCTTACATACATAACTCCATATACCCTTTGCAAAAGCCAGTTTTGCCATCTCGACGTTTAGGCCGGCATCTTCTTGGTGCACCATTGCAATCTCGCAAGCGTCTCTACCAGGGACTATGATCAAAATCACAAACTAAACAGCATTAGAAAAGAGAGGCGGGGTGCATgtgggggagggagagagagagaactgccATGAAACAAAGAAACTGCAAACTTGAACACTGATTTCACAATCATCATGGTCCACCGAATGTCGATTTTCCATTTCTCTATCATCAATTAAACAAAATTGCCTGAGAAAAAGTTCTAATAAACAATTGATAAAGGTGTTTTGATAGGACCAATGATGTGCAGAGTACAGGCTGGACTAGGAGACTGGTCTTTCAGTTTCAACATTTGGCTTGGCCCTGTCAAAATAAAACTTGCAATAGAAGAATAATTGACTTGGGCTTGGCCAATCAACATTTTTTTCAACCACCACATAGGACGGTTCCAGTGAATGATGCATCATGAGTCACCATGAACTGCAACATGTCATGAGCTGGATTGATTACAAAACGTAATCAGTCATCTTCTCATTTTGCAAATTGCCAGCGGCAAATGAATTATAAAATTCAATGGCATGAAAGAGCGGCAAATGGCATAGAGACAGAACTATACCAGAGACAAAAATGAACTGCATATTGGTACTTCAAAACACAACTGGTTTTTTTCTAGAAATAGATGCAAGTTCAAACTTCAAAACTCAGGGTTCATTCTGGAAATTAAGTCTTTCAATTTCCAAATTCAAACACGTCAATCGGTGAAAGAGTTGCCTATCCTACAAAAATGGCCATGCTCCACCATTGACGCGGATGACTTTTTATGAAGTCCATGTTCACTATGCACTTGGAACAAGGGTGAACCGAGTCCTAGATGAGCTTTAATCCATGTTGTACGGACAattaattgtttctaaactaaaagCTACAGTCCGCATTCCAGTTCAAGTTCAGTTCACAAATGAGTTCCAGTTCACAGATTTGTCTGGAGTTTAGTCTATGAATCAGTTGACAAATTATATTAGGATCTGCTGCAATCACATGATACAATCCAGTTCACATGAGTGCATGAATCAGTTTACAAATGAGTGCAAGAAAGAAAAGTAACCATtgatttggaagaaaaaaaaaaaaccattaatgTGCATCACTTCACAAGAACCTGCAACCCATCACTGCAATCACAGAATAAGTCAATGAATCACTTCACAACCATCCATCGATCTGCATCACTTCACAAGCATGTGCATTAGTTACAAAAGTCTAGGATCTGTTGCAATAAGGAAAAGTCAATCAGTTACACAAATGAGTTGATGAACCAGGCTACAAATGAGTGCATGAAGCCCAAGTACTACTCCTACATGTGGTGACAGGTCTGCATCGATGGCTATCAGTTTAGAAATGAGTGCACAAAAGGAAAGTAAccattgatttgaaaaaaaaaaaaaaaaaaactgatatcATTTCATAACCATCGATGGCTatcatttccttcttttttgctGAAAGTTGCAATAACAGCTTCCTTCTTTTTCCCATTAAAATGCTACTAGCAAAGCAGAATGGAAAATGTACCAATCACTTTCATAGAGAATGACAACATCTGCAGTGGCAAGGTTGATACCCAGACTAATGTATCAAGTAAATGCAATTTTGTTTGAGATGATGCATAACAGAAAAGACCAACAAGTTTCCTTCTCACCCTATCAGGTTTGCCACCCTGTGTTTTCaccagggcccaaatatcaggttgattcaaaactcaggtgggctacaccatggggAACAGTGGAGATGGGAGGCCCCACTGTTAAAATTCAGGACATTCcaacactcatgtgggccacaccaaatgaatttagagtttttaggGATGATTTTACACCATCCCCTATGACTTGGCCAACCTAATTCTTGTATTGGACTTATTTTAAGGATCCACAGTGAAAATGTGGTGGTGCACCTGGCAGACAGAGTGGATCTGATGCACATTCTCACCCATGTGGTGCTCGGTTGTAGGTACACCCTCTGTATGACTACACATAATCATGCTAGCgcagtctttcttcttcttcttcttcttcttccttccttcttttaCCATAACAGAAGATGAAGCCTTTGTAATTTTTGACAAAAATGGGATTTATAAAGCTGACCCCAAGCAGCAGCTGGAACAAGGCTAGGATGATGATGGTGCCAACTGGTTTATAAATCCCTCAATAAAGGCATCGGTTATGCCCAACAATAAGATCAAACGTATGCTAATGAGTTAAGAGGGGTTGACATTATTTATTCAAAAAGTGAAACAAGTGACCAATTGAGCATTTCCCATTCAAGTGGGAACAAGTGATGGAAATGGAGCCTGCCACATAGCCTAACATCCCTCAAAAACACGATAAGGCAAGATGAAGAAGAATATGTTGAAGGTTGGAGAGGAGGGTAGAGGGTACCTCCAATGGATGCTCATTGCCCCAGTCAACAGCAAACTTGATAGATGGACAAAGGTTGGTGGGACTAATCAGCCAATAGTTTTTTCTCCGCATAAGACCCCGGCTGAGGAAATCCTTGTACTGTGGATGTATTATTAGTGAAAGAGAACCACATGCGattatatattttaaactcacTGACCATGCATATCCTTCAGCGTATATTTTATACCTGCAGAATTGTGAATCAAGTGTCAACACAAAGAAGTAACATGTGCAGAAAATGCATTTCTCATACTCTctaacatatattataacaacTTAGCAAAGTGACTCACCGATAATTACATTGATTCGCTAGTTTGGACTGCTTGAAACCTGCTCTTGCTTCTTCAGCCCAATCCTAAAATGCAGTGCAGAGATGGTATGTCTGTCAAAATAGGGTTGCCACCATACATGCAGCATGGATAGTACATCCAAGTAGAGAAATGCCATTAATATGCTCAAAGGACTTACTTGACGCATGATCTGAGCACCCCAAGTCTTGGAGTTATTACAGCTTAGTAACTTTGTACATATGGGAGACTGAACATCTGGATTACCTTTCCAGACTGAACATCTGAACAATGGAGCTCATCAGATCACCGCAATGGATCACATAACCATTGGCTCCACTTTCACAAATTGAATAACCAAGCACACTACGCACAGACTTTTACTAAGCCAAAGTGCATGTGAAGCCTGACCATCCACATGCCATACATCCGCAAGATTCAAGCATTCCATTGGATGGGCCTCACTGTTAGCACATGTTTGCATGCTAATCCACGTCCGTAGACACCTCTCATAGACACGCACGCCACGCATGTGAAATGTCATTTTCAAACCAATCTACGctcgctattttcaaatctcacgcggccacttcattcccccactctctccctcgatttccccactctcacctctctgtctctctctcttgaagcaaaaaagaagaaaaaaaaaatctcttttatgttttttcaatccatcttccattttcttcttaacaagaaaatccatatttactaatattcccatttttctatttttcaaaagaatgagttcgaacTCCGAAAGCAtcggctccagcactcgtactttcagcccaaaccctaaccaaggactccaaaattaccaagtactcataaacattcattgcaagcattttttgtctatgtgcatgacgaccatactgttaagatcaatcctcttatttgcgCTCCCCTATGTGTGGATTTTGATGGGGACTGCGTTCATATGTTACTTAATAGATTATATTCCGAGATAAAAGGtatcaattataaaaaaaaaattatagttcAAAAGCAGACAATAAAGAGCACAAATTCTTATTATAAAGGTGATATGTAGAGTTAAGCTTACCAcattgtcatgttgaaaccgTTCCTTGAATATGGGGACGTCCCTTGTTGATCTAAAACAGTCAaagagaattacaattaaaagaaagaaagaaaaaaagaaaagaaagacacTTGTATCTCTTTAGTTGCACAAATACGGGGACGTCCCACACGCAACCAGTTGCACAAATTTCTCATCTATAGCTAGTGGTGTCTCTTATTTTAATCTAAGTTAATAATCAAGCACTTGTATCTCTTTACATGTGGCAAACACTTAAGAAATCAAGACTGTTCATCTGCTAGCCCCTAAAGATGATGGGCAATGTGTTACAAATTACACTGGTTGGATCCTAGGCACTGATTGGAAGTCTTTTGATGATTACAAATGGAagattagaagaaaaaaaaaaaaaaactgaaaaatagtcTTTAGtttgatgaaaaaagaaaaccctaaaattagtggttaggattatccaaaccattaCGAGTGttggagaatggcccacctgcACTAGGGATAGATGAATGCCTTGGCGTCCACATATGTTGTGTATCAAGATAAGAGTACTTGACAACCAACTTTAATGTAAGCATTAAGCACTGGATGCTTTCCCATATTATAATACAGGACTGAAAGggcaagaggaagaagaagaaagggttgtTGCACACAAGTGGTTGTAGATGATCAGTTTTTTATAGAATTATATATTAATGCAAAGAATACAACCAGCTTCATAAAAGCACATTGATAACATATAGAGAGAACCAGGtataaagaagaaggaaaaggtaggttatattatttttttcctgaccTTCATGAATAGTTCATAGACTGCAAGTCCAATATAAGTCCTTTGTGGCAAATTTTTGGGAGTTGAATTTTCCATACAtttcaaccaattcaaatatgCATAAGAACTAAGTTTCTGGACATGGCAAAGTACATAATATCACTTCTTGGCAAATATATAGAAGCTGAATGTATTCATGGTCTTGGAACATACATCTTTGGAAACCGATACACTAAACTACAAAaggctacaaaaaaaaaaaacaaaacaaatggaGAAATGCTCGGGTGGGCTGTACGTATGGGAACGTCCTTGTAGATAGCTGCAGTCAGACATGAGGTATTGATAACATTAATCTGGACCTTCTATTTTATCCAATGCTCCTTTCTTAGGCCCCTTTCAGAAAATCAAACAAACTGGATAACATCAACCCTATTAATATAAACGTCCACTTTCCAacccatggatgagatggttactATCACCTAACCAAAGCAATTGTTTCAAAACCACAAGCAAAACTCAAacagataaaataaaaatgcCCCTAATACtagtatttcttgtagtgtgagaATTGGATttgcataccttaaaatgatctagaaaaacagataaaataaatacatcaaggtggccccacggtaagggccacaacTAATCCGCTTTGGTCAAGAGAATGTGGCTAGGCAAGATCTTTCAATCTAGGAGTGTTTTCGAATATGCAGTCAGGATGACATGAAGATGGACACCACATTCTGTGATAAAAAATCACATGACTCACCTTAGCATGAAATCTGTATACGAGCTTCTGAATGAACGGTCTAAatcatcaccttttttttttttttttcaaaagtcatCACCATCTATAAATTCTTTTGATCCTAAATTCAACAAATTCAATTGTCCAAACTAACAAATATTAACCTATGACTATTGAAAAACAAGACACTGAAAAACAACTATGACAAACCTGTCTTGCAACAGCCAATGATCGAAGCCCAGGTTCAACAAACTTGTCTATCACAGAATAAACCTTGTTCCTAACACCATCCTTGCAGTTGCAAAGGTTCAAAATCTGTTCATGGAGACCAAACAAAACAAGTGAACAATAGCCCAATCCATATTGAAATACCTTCCATCTATATGAGAACTGGGAAAAATATAAGAAGAAAAATTAGTAACTGCTCAGGGGCGCCTTTCCAGGGCCCAAATGCAGGATTTTTCCCACACTCAAGGACTCCATTTCCAGAAGTGAACCTTTCCGCTTGCACTTAGAAGCTGAGTGTGGTGTGATGTAATGGTCATCCATCAGGACCATCCAGTGACATTGTTCACAAGGAAGTAAAAGGGCATGAGTTCATCTAGACACAACAGAACAATACCCAAAAAGACTGTAATGTTCACCAAGATCACTTTATAATCCAATGGGACTGTCCAAATAAAATTTACAGCAATTAGATTGCCTTTTAGGCAACAATGAGTACGAAATTAAGCACAATCAGATGCCCTAaacttctaataaattgattttttttttctggtagATTGTCGAGAAGTGAGGCAATTCATCGAAGAGtcaaattgcaataattcaaAACAGCAAAAGCGGTACTAGTCCAACTCCATTTATAACGAGTGAAGATGCACAAActgtaatttaaaaatatttcaggCCCAATTTGGAACATATGGAATCATGGTTTGGGTCATGTCTTCTCATGAATGAAAATGGTGCCATCCCAACTTTGATTATATCTATATtgaaaataggaccattggatatttcatacatttaaccatccaaataATCTCCACCAGTCTGACGATCAGCTGAAACTAACTGATGTTTAGAAGACTATATGGTTATTTCAAATGCAAGTCTTACTGCATTTAAGTAGTTGAGACTTGGACGCATAGTGGTAGATGAAAGAAGATGGGGAATAActacacacacacagatatatatatatatatatatatatatatatatatatatatatatatatatatatatatatatatatatatatatatcctgcgtatcattcatcacaccctgccagagtattaaagcaaactgagagagagagagagagagagagagagagatccaaactTCTTCtaatttcatttctttcaacATATAACATGCAAAATTGCGTGACAAAAATGCCACCCAAAAATACAAACCATTTAAAAAAAGCCCAATTAAATCAATCAATTGTGCCATTAAACCATGCAATGACATTGTCTGGTCATTTCAGCCAATGGCAATTTCGCTCATTGAAAAAAGTAATTTGCAATCGTACCCTTATTTGCTAATAAGACTATTGATGGTTGACTTTTTCCATGGTCCTTGCTTTCATTGCCAGCATGAAAGCTTAGCTTGTGCCTGATGACATTATCTGTTTAAAAGGGATTACAGTGGATGGATGTGTCCACTCATTCCTTCATGGTGAATATGAAAGATGGTTTGTGTATTACCATCAGCACTGTTGCTCTTAATTTATCCTGCCTATAcgaattgaaaaagaaaagaggattGTGTGCTGATTTGCACATTTATTCATAATGTAATTCTAAAGTTGATCAGGTGGTACATTTCAATTAGATCTGATCCCCCAAACTAGTCTGTTTTGAACTAAATTGTGGTTAAGTTCTTTCTGCCATTTGTAAGAAATGCCTTCCATAAAATCAATAGGGTCAAGTATCTGACTATCCCCTCATTTCCTCTTCTTTCAAAGATTCCATTTGGAAGCAAAAAGGTGAAATCCAAATTTGACAGCACTTGCCATTTAAATCTCTATGATGACCAcaatcaaatcatgcaaggggtaGTGTTCAAAGCAGCACAGTGAACTTCTTAGAAGGGATCTCAAATTCGTTTTATAAAGTGGCAGTGGCAAAATTCAGTCCCTTATCATTTAAAACACACGACCATCCTGATGTGCTCAATAAAATCCTACCCATGCAAACACCACTCTTGGAACTGCCACAGCCTTCCTTGACTGACTCCAAAATTTGTGAGGTAGAGAGACAGCCACTTCATTTTAGTAGTGCAAAGCAAGATCTCATATCATTCAGTAATCTGTGtgttttgatgggttttttttttttttttgcagtgcAGGAAGAGTTGAAGAATAACACAATCACAATGGTGGAGCAGAGTAAAGTTCTGAACACTCCTGGTGCAGAGAGACAGACTAAGAGGGAGCTTTTCGATGCACTTCACCGGGAACTCTAGTAAGTTGTGGCAGCAGTACTTGTACAATCGTGTCCTAATATCCACAGcatccatcaggtgagccccatcacAACCAGGCCATGCCCCGAAAATCTCCTCCATTACAATCAGATGGCCGAAAATCTCATCATTACAACA is a genomic window of Magnolia sinica isolate HGM2019 chromosome 15, MsV1, whole genome shotgun sequence containing:
- the LOC131227732 gene encoding uncharacterized protein LOC131227732 isoform X1; its protein translation is MRQDWAEEARAGFKQSKLANQCNYRYKIYAEGYAWSVSLKYIIACGSLSLIIHPQYKDFLSRGLMRRKNYWLISPTNLCPSIKFAVDWGNEHPLEFVILIIVPGRDACEIAMVHQEDAGLNVEMAKLAFAKGIWSYVCKMDNALHKYPPTHRIGTNLAVTALQLIQKVHYPMEAFQSVPIADSKMQLLEIHAEG
- the LOC131227732 gene encoding uncharacterized protein LOC131227732 isoform X3; its protein translation is MRQDWAEEARAGFKQSKLANQCNYRYKIYAEGYAWSVSLKYIIACGSLSLIIHPQYKDFLSRGLMRRKNYWLISPTNLCPSIKFAVDWGNEHPLEFVILIIVPGRDACEIAMVHQEDAGLNVEMAKLAFAKGIWSYVCKMDNALHKYPPTHRIGTNLAVTALQLIQKVTTPSSLPATQPFLAMFNSNWSTGNLAVLTQFGWSMTIASTKSYSMRITDVLFIHSVGSNSDI
- the LOC131227732 gene encoding uncharacterized protein LOC131227732 isoform X2, whose product is MRQDWAEEARAGFKQSKLANQCNYRYKIYAEGYAWSVSLKYIIACGSLSLIIHPQYKDFLSRGLMRRKNYWLISPTNLCPSIKFAVDWGNEHPLEFVILIIVPGRDACEIAMVHQEDAGLNVEMAKLAFAKGIWSYVCKMDNALHKYPPTHRIGTNLAVTALQLIQKD